Proteins from a genomic interval of Rhipicephalus microplus isolate Deutch F79 chromosome 6, USDA_Rmic, whole genome shotgun sequence:
- the LOC119170737 gene encoding uncharacterized protein LOC119170737, giving the protein MADEAIVRSHLLDFESGEHNWRGYVKTDQELEHLERALLGLGVSFKVTSSRKHAEENLHKAGKLKLMFSINRGAVPLNLQLPFRVLSLTDKGCLYGKDKHSHKGQSEDSPVPDQLSPGPPCCGLVPAFGPAATSTLPNPPDSL; this is encoded by the exons ATGGCAGATGAAGCAATCGTACGATCGCATCTCCTGGACTTTGAGAGTGGCGAACACAACTGGCGTGGATACGTGAAGACCGATCAAGAACTGGAGCACCTAGAAAGAGCCCTTCTCGGCCTAGGAGTGTCATTCAAGGTGACATCCTCCAGGAAACATGCCGAAGAAAACCTACATAAGGCAGGAAAGC TGAAGCTTATGTTCTCCATCAACCGGGGAGCTGTGCCTCTGAACTTGCAGCTGCCCTTCAGAGTACTATCATTGACTGACAAAGGGTGCCTGTATGGAAAAGACAAGCACTCACACAAAGGTCAATCAGAGGACTCT CCTGTTCCTGACCAGCTGTCCCCTGGTCCTCCCTGCTGTGGTCTCGTTCCTGCCTTCGGCCCTGCAGCCACCTCCACCCTGCCTAATCCACCTGACAGCCTCTAA